ATATCCAATGTTATTTGAACTTAGAAATCCTTCTTCTGAAAGAACTACTCACTGTGGAGTCCTAGAATTCACTGCTGATGAGGGTATCGTATACTTACCAAATTGGATGATGGAAGATATGCTCCTAGAGGAAGGAGGCATTGTGTCTCTGAAAAGCACAAGTCTTGTGAAGGGAAAGTTTGTGAAACTCCAACCTCACTCCAAAGATTTTTTGGATATCACTAATCCAAAAGTCATGTTAGAAAAATCATTGAGGAGTTACTCGTGTTTAACAACCGGCCGCACTATAATGATTCCATATAACAACAAAAAGTACTACATTGATGTGGTTGAAACGAAACCTAGTCCAGCAATTTCTATAATTGAAACAGATTGTGAGGTTGATTTTGCTCCACCTCTTGATTACAAAGAACCTGAGAAGCCCTTGCCATCTAATTTGTCTGATAAGGAACCTCTGCAAGTTGAAGAAGAGACAGCAACAAAGACTCCCGCGGTGATTCCTTTTAGTGGTTCTGCAAGGCGTTTGGATGGGAAACCGTCGACACAATCAGTTGAGCAAACTTCGACTCCAATACCCAAGCAACAACAAACTGAAAATACCATGAGTTCCAACAGAAC
This portion of the Trifolium pratense cultivar HEN17-A07 linkage group LG3, ARS_RC_1.1, whole genome shotgun sequence genome encodes:
- the LOC123918584 gene encoding ubiquitin recognition factor in ER-associated degradation protein 1-like — protein: MSSDESRMTEDLHDHLPDQEDQNHKQNDDQLSEDSLSDHMSDDEEDSWYPEEEDQNQPNENSPEDQDQNQWNENLPQEQNQWNEWHSYWQFDVFEHVYRCFSVSSLERPDLENGDKIIMPPSALDSLARLEIEYPMLFELRNPSSERTTHCGVLEFTADEGIVYLPNWMMEDMLLEEGGIVSLKSTSLVKGKFVKLQPHSKDFLDITNPKVMLEKSLRSYSCLTTGRTIMIPYNNKKYYIDVVETKPSPAISIIETDCEVDFAPPLDYKEPEKPLPSNLSDKEPLQVEEETATKTPAVIPFSGSARRLDGKPSTQSVEQTSTPIPKQQQTENTMSSNRTSGKLVFGSKANAPNVQTQPKASPKSTSQDSSSKKTDTPQFQAFSGKKYSLRD